In one window of Posidoniimonas corsicana DNA:
- a CDS encoding type IV pilus twitching motility protein PilT codes for MDASMGEMPAESGVAPDTQSETLTTPPAQVMSNLLNFVSRTKASDLHIKTGYAPHVRIGGHLRKVQMPPIPDSAFVNGMVLPLAPEGRLSEYDKNGALDFSTQIPGGDRFRINIFKSQGDTHVAMRRVQSEISDFNTLNLPDVYRDVINNTSEGLVLVCGVTGSGKSSTMAAMVDQINRTRGLHIVTIEDPIEFHFEGDKSIISQREIGSDVRNFPDALRVVVRQDPDMILIGEMRDRETVLAAIQAAETGHLVLGSLHCADVPLSFARILEFFDRSDHAFVRSSLANSLRAIMCQRLLPGVVEGSRYPATEVLLNNSVVQRKIMEEEDEDLHAVLHGYRDSGMRDFNYSLFELVEKDLVTRKVALEAAPNREAFTSLLKGIDAAASGIIAR; via the coding sequence ATGGATGCCTCGATGGGTGAGATGCCGGCGGAATCCGGCGTGGCGCCGGACACGCAGTCGGAAACCCTCACGACGCCCCCCGCGCAGGTCATGAGCAACCTGCTCAACTTCGTCTCACGGACGAAGGCGTCGGACCTGCACATCAAAACCGGCTACGCGCCGCACGTAAGGATCGGCGGCCACCTACGGAAAGTGCAGATGCCGCCCATCCCGGACTCCGCGTTCGTCAATGGCATGGTGCTGCCGCTCGCGCCCGAGGGCCGGCTGAGCGAGTACGACAAGAACGGCGCGCTCGACTTCTCGACCCAGATCCCCGGCGGCGACCGGTTCCGCATCAACATCTTCAAGTCCCAGGGCGACACGCACGTCGCGATGCGGCGGGTGCAGTCAGAGATCAGCGACTTCAACACCCTCAACCTGCCCGACGTGTACCGGGACGTGATCAACAACACCAGCGAGGGCCTGGTGCTGGTGTGCGGCGTGACCGGATCCGGCAAGAGCTCGACCATGGCCGCCATGGTCGACCAGATCAACCGCACCCGCGGACTGCACATCGTCACAATCGAGGACCCGATCGAGTTCCACTTCGAGGGCGACAAGTCGATCATCTCGCAGCGCGAGATCGGCTCGGACGTGCGGAACTTCCCCGACGCGCTGCGGGTAGTGGTCCGCCAGGACCCGGACATGATCCTCATCGGCGAGATGCGCGACCGCGAGACCGTGCTGGCCGCCATCCAGGCGGCTGAAACAGGCCACTTGGTGCTCGGCTCGCTCCACTGCGCCGACGTGCCGCTCAGCTTCGCCCGGATCCTGGAGTTCTTTGACCGGTCGGACCACGCGTTCGTGCGTTCGTCGCTCGCCAACAGCCTCCGGGCAATCATGTGCCAGCGTCTTCTTCCCGGCGTGGTGGAGGGATCGCGGTACCCGGCCACCGAGGTGCTGCTGAACAACTCGGTGGTGCAGCGGAAGATCATGGAGGAAGAGGACGAGGACCTGCACGCGGTGCTGCACGGCTACCGCGACTCCGGCATGCGAGACTTCAACTACTCGCTGTTTGAGCTGGTTGAAAAGGACCTCGTGACCCGCAAAGTGGCCCTCGAGGCGGCGCCCAACCGCGAGGCGTTTACGTCGTTGCTCAAGGGCATCGACGCGGCCGCGTCGGGCATCATCGCCCGCTAA